In candidate division WOR-3 bacterium, a genomic segment contains:
- a CDS encoding 2-oxoacid:acceptor oxidoreductase subunit alpha gives MKADPKGVLTGAHYLDGDHACAEGAIAAGCRFFAGYPITPSTEVAERIAARFPECGGAFIQMEDELASSIAIIGAAWAGKKSMTVTSGPGFSLMQEHIGLAAMLETPCVLVNVQRGGPSTGLPTLPGQADMMQVRWGSHGDYEIIALAPNSPQECFDFTIDCFNLAEKYRVPTFLMADECVGHMTERVVIPKAEQIELVERKYYQGDKSKYLPFKPDNDMIPPMVKAGDGYRFHVTGLTHDERGYPVMNWQCQEVLVRRLIEKIQKNADQIYRYEEENTDGADVVIISYGISSRVAYRAIALARKQGIKVGFMRLIVVWPFPEKRIEELAAKTKALVTVEMNYGQVALEVERCAHGKCKTILAPHGGGWVHDPQDILAKIKEALQ, from the coding sequence ATGAAAGCAGATCCAAAAGGCGTCTTGACCGGTGCTCACTATCTCGATGGTGATCATGCATGCGCCGAGGGGGCCATCGCCGCTGGTTGTCGTTTCTTTGCCGGATACCCGATCACGCCCTCCACCGAAGTTGCCGAAAGAATCGCGGCGCGCTTTCCCGAATGCGGCGGTGCTTTCATACAGATGGAAGACGAATTGGCTTCTTCCATTGCCATCATCGGTGCGGCCTGGGCAGGTAAGAAATCTATGACCGTTACCTCGGGGCCGGGTTTCTCGTTGATGCAAGAGCACATCGGCCTCGCGGCAATGCTCGAAACACCGTGTGTCCTTGTGAATGTACAGCGCGGCGGACCATCAACCGGTCTGCCCACCCTGCCCGGTCAGGCAGATATGATGCAGGTACGCTGGGGTTCGCATGGCGATTATGAAATAATCGCCCTTGCGCCGAATTCGCCGCAGGAGTGTTTTGATTTCACGATCGATTGTTTCAACCTGGCCGAGAAATACCGCGTACCGACATTTCTCATGGCCGACGAGTGCGTCGGCCACATGACCGAGAGGGTCGTCATCCCGAAGGCCGAGCAAATAGAACTGGTGGAACGAAAATATTATCAGGGGGATAAAAGCAAGTACCTGCCTTTCAAACCCGATAACGATATGATTCCACCCATGGTTAAAGCCGGTGACGGCTATCGCTTTCACGTGACTGGATTGACGCACGATGAACGCGGGTATCCGGTAATGAACTGGCAGTGTCAGGAAGTCCTGGTCAGAAGGCTCATCGAAAAGATACAGAAGAATGCCGACCAGATCTACCGCTACGAAGAGGAAAATACGGATGGCGCCGATGTCGTCATTATCTCATACGGAATAAGCTCGCGGGTCGCCTACCGCGCAATCGCTCTTGCTCGAAAGCAGGGGATCAAGGTCGGCTTCATGCGATTGATCGTTGTTTGGCCATTTCCTGAAAAGAGAATTGAAGAGCTCGCCGCGAAAACCAAGGCACTGGTCACGGTCGAAATGAACTACGGCCAGGTTGCACTCGAGGTTGAGCGCTGTGCGCACGGAAAGTGCAAAACTATTCTCGCGCCACATGGTGGTGGTTGGGTTCATGATCCCCAGGACATACTGGCAAAAATCAAGGAGGCGCTACAATGA
- a CDS encoding FAD-binding protein, with protein sequence MAEIKYIGGYPEYMRKLIEKVSKTREKRVNYTPPAMTMKERDEVLQVHPDFATGGKREIKVGPNKGERGSNEVVDLLEAYPLIEQNDVDLSRADYDTKILIVGGGLAGTSAALLANDSGLPIGDILLTNKLRHGDANSIMAEGGTQAADRANDAPDKHYLDTIGGGHFANKPDVVRALVEDAPLVMKWLCELGAIFDRKEDGDLEEKLAGGISRKRMHSCRDYTGLEELRVLRDEFRSREIPCLEHYPVIELLTDGNRVTGAVLWNMETGEYKIVKAQSTIIATGGFGRLHIRGFPTTNHYGATFDGVVLAYRAGAKLRDIDAVQYHPTGAAYPIQIVGHLLTEKLRGSGAQPVNIDGEAFVYALEPRDVEAASFIRECYVRDKGITTPTGLRGVWLDTPLIELKNGTGFTEKAFPGMMRMFTRYDIDMRKDPVLVFPTLHYQNGGVETDDWGRTSVEGLWVAGEVSGGVHGKNRLMGNSTLDCLVFGRRAGINAAEYVKNRKNSAKLTLGHLQSYVQMLKEAGIKPTRRAPILLPDYRGKAALARMIDVF encoded by the coding sequence ATGGCAGAAATTAAATATATCGGCGGTTATCCGGAATACATGAGAAAGTTGATCGAGAAGGTCAGCAAGACGAGAGAAAAACGTGTCAACTACACACCGCCAGCAATGACCATGAAGGAAAGGGACGAGGTACTGCAGGTGCATCCTGATTTCGCTACCGGCGGCAAAAGAGAAATCAAGGTTGGCCCTAACAAAGGCGAACGTGGTTCCAATGAGGTTGTCGACCTGCTCGAGGCTTATCCCCTAATCGAACAAAATGATGTTGACCTATCGCGTGCTGATTATGATACGAAGATTCTGATCGTCGGAGGCGGACTCGCCGGAACGTCAGCTGCTCTCTTGGCAAACGACTCGGGATTGCCGATAGGAGACATTCTTCTCACCAACAAACTCAGGCACGGTGATGCGAATTCGATAATGGCCGAAGGCGGTACACAAGCTGCCGACCGCGCAAATGATGCACCGGATAAACACTACCTGGACACGATCGGCGGGGGCCATTTTGCCAATAAACCCGACGTCGTTCGCGCACTCGTTGAGGATGCACCGCTTGTGATGAAATGGCTTTGCGAACTAGGCGCGATATTCGACCGCAAGGAAGACGGCGATCTCGAAGAGAAACTTGCCGGCGGGATCTCCAGGAAGCGTATGCATTCCTGCCGCGATTATACGGGCCTCGAAGAATTGCGTGTCCTACGAGATGAATTCAGAAGCCGGGAAATACCTTGTCTCGAGCATTATCCTGTTATTGAGTTACTGACCGACGGAAACCGCGTCACCGGTGCCGTGCTCTGGAATATGGAAACGGGAGAATACAAGATCGTAAAGGCACAGTCGACGATCATCGCCACCGGCGGTTTCGGACGTTTGCATATCAGGGGTTTTCCGACCACGAATCACTACGGTGCTACTTTCGACGGTGTTGTCCTGGCCTACCGTGCAGGCGCTAAGTTGCGCGACATAGACGCCGTTCAATACCATCCCACGGGCGCGGCATATCCCATCCAGATCGTTGGTCACCTGTTAACCGAAAAGCTACGGGGCAGCGGCGCCCAACCAGTAAACATCGATGGCGAAGCCTTTGTCTACGCCTTGGAACCAAGGGACGTCGAGGCGGCTTCGTTCATCAGAGAATGCTATGTGCGTGATAAGGGAATAACAACACCCACCGGGCTCAGGGGCGTCTGGCTCGATACACCACTCATTGAGCTAAAGAACGGAACCGGTTTTACCGAAAAGGCATTCCCGGGCATGATGAGAATGTTCACGCGCTACGACATCGACATGCGCAAGGATCCTGTACTTGTCTTCCCGACCCTTCACTATCAAAATGGCGGCGTAGAAACCGATGACTGGGGAAGGACGAGTGTCGAAGGACTCTGGGTAGCCGGTGAAGTCTCTGGCGGCGTGCACGGCAAGAACCGATTAATGGGCAATTCCACGCTTGATTGCCTCGTATTCGGGCGCCGTGCCGGAATCAATGCCGCAGAGTATGTAAAGAACCGCAAGAACTCGGCAAAACTGACGCTCGGTCATCTACAATCATACGTGCAGATGCTGAAGGAAGCAGGTATAAAACCCACGCGAAGAGCACCCATTCTACTACCCGATTACCGTGGTAAGGCAGCACTGGCAAGAATGATCGATGTATTCTAG
- a CDS encoding 4Fe-4S dicluster domain-containing protein, which yields MEETKSPIMDRIAEANKSATTGIDAKDIKDWITIYIMGRGYKVPADLTILAAMEYAGYKFVRSVGCRQGFCGACATVFRKKGDYKLQTDMACQTRADDGMYLVQIPFTPAEKANYDLNKETYGPAVLIKHYPEVARCVSCNTCTKACPQDLEVMDYIQAALRGDFPALARDSFDCIQCGLCAMRCPAEIVQYHVGQLGRRMYGRNELGVPEHLRKRVEEIGKGQFKRALDTMISCSNDELRKKYTERDIEPE from the coding sequence ATGGAAGAGACAAAAAGCCCGATCATGGACAGGATCGCCGAGGCGAACAAATCGGCGACAACGGGCATTGACGCTAAAGATATCAAAGATTGGATAACTATTTACATAATGGGACGTGGTTATAAGGTCCCGGCTGATCTCACAATCCTCGCGGCCATGGAATATGCCGGATACAAATTCGTCCGCAGCGTCGGGTGTCGGCAGGGTTTCTGTGGCGCCTGCGCTACTGTATTCAGGAAAAAGGGTGATTACAAACTACAGACCGACATGGCATGTCAGACCAGGGCCGACGATGGCATGTATCTCGTCCAGATACCTTTTACTCCGGCCGAGAAAGCGAACTACGATCTCAACAAGGAAACATACGGACCCGCAGTCCTTATCAAGCATTACCCTGAAGTCGCGCGCTGTGTTTCCTGTAACACGTGCACCAAGGCGTGTCCGCAGGATCTTGAAGTTATGGACTATATACAGGCAGCCCTGCGCGGTGACTTCCCGGCACTGGCGAGGGATTCATTCGACTGTATACAGTGTGGACTCTGCGCGATGCGCTGTCCAGCTGAGATCGTACAGTATCACGTCGGCCAATTGGGCAGGAGGATGTACGGGCGTAATGAACTGGGCGTACCAGAACACCTGCGTAAGCGGGTCGAAGAAATCGGAAAAGGACAATTCAAAAGGGCACTCGATACGATGATCTCATGTTCTAATGATGAACTCAGAAAGAAATACACTGAGCGAGATATAGAACCAGAATAA
- a CDS encoding CoB--CoM heterodisulfide reductase iron-sulfur subunit B family protein — translation MNAEKNLDLLLDGSKIPYFPGCTLKTTARNFENSAIASARALGIELVELPRWNCCGTVFSLSADDLIHHVASVRNLIRVQEMNKQGIVTNERRLVTLCSMCFNTLKRANLRVHENPEDMKKINDLMYREEDYQGHVEVLHFLELVRDIGFGKVKRAVKKNLGELKIAPYYGCMILRPKEVSIDDPESPTILDDLIAALGVQIVRTPYNKVCCGSYQTVQDKYMVAELAHDILSHARKAGAEAIATTCPLCAFNLDNRQKEVIEKYPDFEKMPVFYVTQLMALAFDLDAKFYGFDQNFVDPVTLLKKKNLLKK, via the coding sequence ATGAACGCTGAAAAAAACTTGGATTTATTGCTCGACGGATCTAAGATACCATACTTTCCAGGTTGTACACTCAAAACGACCGCACGCAACTTTGAGAATTCAGCCATTGCCTCGGCACGCGCGCTTGGCATCGAACTCGTCGAATTACCGCGCTGGAATTGCTGCGGCACCGTATTCTCACTCTCCGCCGATGATCTGATCCATCATGTTGCCTCGGTCAGGAACCTGATCCGCGTCCAGGAAATGAACAAGCAAGGTATCGTTACCAATGAACGCCGTCTTGTGACCCTGTGCTCGATGTGCTTCAACACGCTGAAGCGCGCAAATCTGAGGGTTCATGAGAACCCCGAGGACATGAAGAAAATCAATGACCTGATGTACCGTGAAGAGGATTATCAGGGACACGTGGAAGTGCTGCATTTCCTTGAATTGGTGCGCGATATCGGGTTCGGAAAGGTAAAACGCGCGGTCAAGAAAAATCTGGGCGAATTGAAGATCGCGCCATACTACGGATGCATGATCCTGCGGCCAAAAGAGGTAAGCATCGACGACCCTGAATCGCCAACCATACTTGATGACTTGATCGCGGCATTAGGTGTTCAAATCGTACGCACACCCTACAACAAGGTGTGTTGCGGCAGTTATCAAACCGTTCAGGATAAGTATATGGTTGCCGAACTGGCTCACGATATACTTAGTCACGCGAGGAAAGCAGGAGCCGAAGCGATCGCTACAACCTGTCCCCTGTGCGCCTTTAATCTCGACAATCGGCAGAAGGAAGTGATCGAAAAATATCCTGATTTTGAAAAGATGCCGGTTTTCTATGTAACTCAACTTATGGCACTCGCTTTTGATCTGGATGCGAAGTTCTATGGATTTGATCAAAATTTTGTTGATCCAGTAACTCTGCTGAAAAAGAAGAATCTGTTGAAGAAATAA
- a CDS encoding 4Fe-4S dicluster domain-containing protein, which produces MSKKMIISSENEEFMRKISELSGEIVTMCEQCGTCSGGCPMVGEMDVTPSQLMKFSQLGMKDVLDSKTIWVCASCYTCTVRCPRGLDVSKVAEALRQIILRKAIDHIDIKAIPKEELEQLPQIAMVSACRKFTG; this is translated from the coding sequence ATGTCTAAGAAAATGATCATCTCTTCTGAAAATGAAGAATTCATGCGCAAGATCAGCGAGTTGAGCGGTGAAATCGTCACGATGTGCGAACAGTGTGGCACGTGCTCAGGTGGCTGCCCCATGGTAGGCGAAATGGATGTCACGCCTTCTCAACTGATGAAATTCTCTCAGCTGGGCATGAAGGATGTATTGGACTCGAAAACGATATGGGTATGCGCGTCATGTTATACGTGCACTGTGCGATGTCCGCGCGGTCTCGATGTTTCGAAAGTTGCCGAGGCTTTACGTCAGATCATTCTGAGAAAGGCTATAGATCACATCGACATCAAAGCCATACCCAAGGAAGAATTGGAGCAGCTACCTCAGATCGCAATGGTGAGTGCCTGTAGAAAATTCACGGGTTAG
- a CDS encoding hydrogenase iron-sulfur subunit has translation MKDNSGPKIIAFCCNWCSYAGADAAGTARLQIKPNFRVIRTMCSSRIDPELILESFKKGAWGVLVAGCHPGDCHYVNGNYKTQRRVALLKNLLDELGIESKRVRLEWISANEGGKFQKVVNQFIDEMAALGPLKIGA, from the coding sequence ATGAAAGACAATTCGGGTCCGAAGATAATTGCATTCTGCTGTAACTGGTGTTCTTATGCAGGCGCCGATGCTGCCGGAACTGCACGACTCCAGATCAAACCAAATTTCAGAGTCATCAGAACGATGTGCTCGAGTCGAATCGACCCCGAACTGATCTTGGAGTCTTTCAAGAAAGGTGCCTGGGGTGTGCTCGTTGCGGGATGTCATCCTGGAGACTGTCACTACGTGAATGGCAACTACAAAACCCAGAGACGAGTAGCATTGCTCAAGAATCTATTGGACGAACTGGGCATTGAATCAAAGAGAGTACGCCTCGAGTGGATATCGGCTAATGAAGGCGGCAAATTCCAGAAGGTAGTCAATCAATTCATTGATGAGATGGCCGCACTTGGCCCGCTGAAAATCGGGGCATAA